One Deltaproteobacteria bacterium genomic window, GACGGTTTTCCGGCCATCAAGAATTTAGGGTTTTCCAGTTTTCTGGCCATGACCTGGAATCCCACCTCTTATGTAAAGGAAACCTATGGCCTGGGGGCCATGATCATCAGCACCCTCATGGTCACCTTCGGGGCCATGATCCTGGCCGTCCCGGTCGGGCTGGGCTGTGCCGCCTACCTGGCGGAGGCGGCCCCTTCCTGGGTCAGGGAAACCCTTAAACCGGTCATTGAAATCCTGGCCGGCATTCCCTCGGTGGTCCTGGGATTTTTGGGTATCATCGTAGTCGGTCCGGCCATTGCCCGTTTGTTTCATCTTCCCAACGGCCTGAATGCCGTAAACGGCTCTATCCTTTTAGCCATAATGAGTCTACCGACCATCATCAGCATTTCCGAGGATGCTATTTCCTCGGTCCCCAGATCCTATAAAGAGGCCTCTCTGGCCCTGGGGGCCACCCGCTGGCAGACCCTGATCAAAGTGGTCGTCCCTTCGGCCCTTTCCGGGATTATCGCCTCCATCATGCTGGGAATGGGCCGGGCCATCGGAGAAACCATGACCGTGCTTATGGCCACCGGCAATGCCTTGAATACCCCTTCCCACATATTTGATGCGGTCCGTACCATGACGGCCGCCATCGCCATCGAGTTGGGCGAAGTCGCTTTTGGGTCCGACCATTATCACGGTCTTTTTGTAGTAGGCTTCATTCTTTTCGTAATGACCTTTCTGGTCAATCTGATCGCCGACCTCGTTCTATCCAAGTACCAGGAGGTGGATCGGTGAAACGGGCGGCTCCCGCTTCCAAAAGGAAGCCTTTTTTTAGGTCGGCAAAGCCGACCGGCCCGGCTTCCAAATGGAAGCCTTTTCTTTGGTCGGCAAGGCCGACCGTCATAACCGAAAAAGCAGGCTTTTTATCGCTGGCCCTTTCCAGCCTGTTGGTAGTCCTGGTACTCTTCTGGATCATAGGGGATATTTTTATTAACGGGGCTTCGGTGATCAATTGGACCTTCCTTTCCCAATCCCCCCGGGAAGGGATGACTCAAGGGGGGATCTTCCCGGCCATTATCGGGACCTTACTCGTCAGCCTGATCACCATCCTGATGGCCGTACCTTTGGGCATGTTCAGCGCCATCTATTTGAATGAATACGCCTATCAGGGGAAACTGGTCCGATTGATACGGCTGTCCATACGCAATCTCTCAGGCGTCCCCTCCATTGTCTATGGGCTGTTCGGCGTAGCCCTGTTTGTGCGTTTCCTCCATTTCGGGGCCGGCATTCTTTCGGCGGGCATGACCCTGGGACTCCTGACCCTGCCCTGGACCATCACCGCCAGTGAAGAGGCTTTAAAGACCGTGCCCAAATCCTTTCGGGACGGGGCACTGGCCCTGGGGGCCACCAAATGGCAGGCCATCCGCACCAATGTCTTACCCTACGCCATCCCGGGGATGTTGACCGGGGCCATTCTCGGGCTGGCCCGGGCGGCCGGTGAAACCGCTCCGATCTTATTTACCGGAGCGGCCTTTTTCCTGCCCTTTCTGCCCAGGTCCCTTTTTGATCAATTTATGGCCCTCCCCTATCACCTCTACATACTGGCCACGCAGCATCAGGATATCGCACGGGTCCGTCCCATCGCTTACGGCACGGCCCTGGTTTTAATCGCCCTGATCCTTTGTCTGAATGGCATAGCCATTGTCATTCGTTACCGGTATCGCAAGAGAGCCAGGATGAACCAGTGATATGAAACCATCCGATTCCATCCAGGCAACGGGCAGGGATATAAAAATCCAGGTCAGGGACCTCAATTTTTATTATGGTCCCCAGAAGGCCCTGGATGATTTAAACCTCGACATCCCCGCCTATCAGGTTACGGCCTTTATCGGCCCTTCCGGGTGCGGCAAGAGCACCTTCTTACGTTGTCTGAACCGGATGAATGAAACCATCCTGGGTACCCGGATCGAAGGGACCATCCTCCTGGAAGGGGAAGACATTTATGCTCCGGAAGTCGATGTGGTCGATGTGCGCCGCCGCGTGGGCATGGTTTTTCAAAAATCCAATCCCTTTCCCAAAACTATTTTTGAAAATGTGGCTTATGGGTTGCGCATCAATGGGATGAAGGACAAAAGGAAAATAGCCGAGATTGTGGAAAGGAGCCTGCGGGATGCCGCCATCTGGGAGGAAGTCAAAGACCGGCTCTATGAATCGGCCCTGGGACTTTCCGGCGGACAGCAGCAACGGCTGTGCATTGCCAGGGCCCTGGCCATCAAGCCCGAGGTGATCCTGATGGATGAACCGGCTTCCGCCCTGGACCCGATTGCCACCCAGAAGATCGAAGACCTGATCCAGAAGCTGAAAGAAGAATATACCATCGTCATCGTCACCCACAACATGCAGCAGGCCGCCCGCGTCTCCGATATCACGGCCTTTTTTTACCTGGGAAAACTGATCGAGGTGGGCGATACCGGAATCATTTTTACCAAACCCCGTTTAAGCCAGACCGAGGATTATATTACCGGAAGGTTTGGCTAAGGATTAAAGCGGGGGGCGGTCTTGGAAAATTCGGTTGAAGAAAGACCCTTTTCCTGATTGGTGATTTGAAGCCCGTTCTAATTCACAGACTCGAGTGACCGGTTATGAAGTCTTATACTTTTCGATAAGCTTCAATAGTTCTCTGAAGTCTGGACTCGTCAACATTTTTTCCTCGAATCAATAAATAATCATTTATCATCTTCGCTGCCGCCTCAAAAATGGCAATATCTCCTTGGGATTGCCAGAAACGGATATCGAATAAACGTTTATCGTCTGTTATACGCCGATAATCTTCTTTTATTTTTTCCATTTCTTTTCCTATGGGCGCACATACAGCTTAGCGGGAAAAAACTTCATGGCGATCCCGTTGCATACCGTCTGGCCTCCTCAATGATTCTCTTCCAAGAACTTGTGAAGTTTCCTGCACGTACTGTCAAAAGACCTCTTTTCTGCCCCACTATCCAGATGTCGACAATATGGGCCGCCTTCGGGTCCAACAGACTCCCTCAGATTCTCAAATGCGGGAGTGGAATACTCCTCATAGAAGCTTACGTCTCGGATGATCTCTCCTCCAAGGAACCAGAGATTCGTCAAATGCCCTTTTATAGTTTTCTTGGCCAGCCCGCTCTCGGCAAGAAATTCTGCAAATGGCTCCATGATTTCGAGAAGCCGCTTCCCGTAATCCAAATCTTGATCGGTCCCCATCCAGCCTTCAGGCCATTCTGGGAAATCAGGACATATATCAATCAACTTGCTCATAGGTATCGATGGCTAACACGTCGGTCACGGGCGTGGCCCCTCCCTTGCTGAAATCATATTCATCAAGCATGTCTGGATCTTTGTGCCCGGGTCTGCTGGTCTGTCACTTTAGCCGCTAATCGAAGACCAATTGTCTTTGGTCTGACGACCCGTAGTCTCCAAACTACCTAAGATTCTTCGTAATAATTATAAATGATAAATATTATCTTGACAATTTATTTTGGATCATTTCCAAAAGAGTTGGTAATGATCGAAGATTAAAGATGGCTAACCAAGAGTTAATTTTCCCCCGGATTAAGGGAAATAGGCACGGCTCTCATCTTCAAAGCCAGCATCAGCCAAAGCAACCCGGAAATCACTAAAGCCACCGGCAGAATAAGCAATCCTTTTTGTAGGTTATGTCCCAATGAATCGGCGATGCGGCCGACGATTTCCGGGGATCCCATGTCTCCGAAGAGACCGAAGATGGGAGAAGTGATGAAGTAGCCGAGCATAAAAACGGTAAACAGACGCCCCGAATCCCCATAGCCAAGACCGAAATCCGCGGCCAGCGGTGTCCGCACCGCACTGAGGACATACCGGTCAATATAATTAAAAAGGTTCAGCCCGGCGAGGATAAAGAGCAACCAGAAGGGAGAGAGATTTATTCATCTCACCGGGTGGCCTTAAAGGACCTGCCCCGGACGGCCTCCTCCAGGCTTATCAAAATCTCATCGCATTGGGCCGTTATCTTCCGCTTCCGGCCGAGAGAAAGTTCAAAGGATTTGATGTTGGTGTTTTGGCGGGACAGGGTAATGACCCTGGCCGTTATCCGGGAAAAGTCCTCAAAGGCCTTCTCGGCATCCTTCAAGTGGCCTTTTTTCCCTATGGGGGCCAGAGGCCTCATGGCCTTCAAAAATTGATTGACAGCCCCCTGGTTTTTCTTTATTTCGGCCTCGATTTTATCCATCTGTTCGTCCCCGGTCTCGGCAATATGCGGTCCGTGGAGATAGTGGATCTTAAGAGCGGCTGTGAGGGCCCTGGAGGCCAGGCCGGCGCATTGAATTTCCTCTCGATCAAAGAGGTCGGTCCCCATAAATGGGTCCAGGGCTTCTTCAAAACGCTTCAAGACCTCTTGACCCTGGCCGAAAGACAATCTTGCGGCCTTGAGATTCGAATTTAAAACCGCAAATTCCAACAGCCCCTGGTCAAGCTCACGAAACTCCCTGAAGCATAGGTCGAATTCCTGCAACAATTTGATCTCCTGCCCCGTCGAATCTTTCCGGATCAGCAGGTCCAGTTCCCGCCGGTCCTGATCTACAGCCCTGGCCGCTTTTTCCGCCTGGTCGGCGAAGGCCTTGGAAGATTCATCCGTATCGGCCATAACGGCCATTTTTTCCGCTTCAACGGACTTGAGAAGATGGATGCGCATCCGGGAAAGGATTTCCAGCTTTTTAGTCATCAGGCCGGCCACATCTTTTACACTCAGGATGTTGTTGTATTTAACACCGATACCGATCAATAGGGAAAGCAGAACAAGGACACTCAAAACCAGCCATAGCCCTCTTGTTTTTCCTGACCCACTTTCCATGAGACACCTTTCCCGACCTTCGTTTTATTTTAACGAAGTTGGCCGTTTGAAATAATGGATGTCGAATTCAAAATCCGGAAACAGCCTTGGCAAACGCATCAGGTTAAAGACCATGACTCCGATGGAGAAGCGTTCCAGCCAGGAAGACAAGGGCCAGCCGAAGTGAACCACCACCTGACGATCGCTCATTTCATACTCCAAGACCTTCAAGATGGCCACGATGCGATGATAAAGGGAAATTTTGGATAAAGGAAAACGAAAATGATTGGGGGCATTTTTCGGAGGAAGCCCGCCGACCCGGGGGGAATAAAAGGTAATGTAGGCTTCATTATCTTTATGGTGCGTCCTTTCGGTCTCCTCGGACCTTCGAAAGAAAAGATGGACCTCCTTTTCTTCGGATTCTGCCAGAAAAAGGATCATCTCCATTTCATTTTCAGCCAGTTCAATCTCCTTCAACTCCGGAGATCTTTTTTTGGCTATCAGGAATCCTCCCAGGAGCATCGCCCCGGTGACCGTACCCCATAACAGGGTAGCCCGGGGTTTATCGATAGCCAGGAAAATAAAACAACTGATCAGGATGATCCAGAGGATGAGGGTCCCCAAACGGCTGGTAGAATAGGTCATCCCTTCGGCTTTACCTTTGAAATAGCGATAGAGGATGAGGGAACCCATATTAATGCAAAAAGAGGCCAGAAGTCCCAGCGCATACATATTGGCCAGTTCCGTTTGGCTCCCGCTGGTTAGAAAAATAATAATGGAAAAAAAGGTGGCGCTGGCAATATGAATACGATACAGGGATTGCTTGCGATTGACGGCGATGAGCCATTGAAAGCCATAGCGATGGGCCACCCGTTCCATGAGTTCGCTGGAGGCCACGAAGGCGGTATTAATAGCCATGGTCAGGGTGATGCTGGCCAGTGCCCCGACCGCCAAACCAAAAGGAAAGCCATTCAGCAAGGTAGCGTAATGGGTGATCAGATCGCCTTCATGGGCCTTGAAATCGATCCGGGTGGATAGCACCAGGATGGTCACTAAAGGGGTCACCACCCCTACGGTTAGGGCCAAAAACCAGTAGGCCTTGTGGATTTCTTTCCAACTTCGCAGAAATCCCGCGGTTTGAAGGACCGATTCCACCCCGGAGTAGGCCAGGATACAAAAGGCGAGACTTGAAATGAAATGGCCGTAATTTCCCAGAATCGAGCCGGTATTGACGTGTTTTATGGCCTGAGTCGTTGCCAGTTGTATTTGACTGAAAGACCCTTTATCCAAATTTAAAAGACCGGACGCGATCAGGTTGAGCATGATAAAAGCCGCCCCGATGAATATCATGAAGGTGAACCGGGCGTTTTCCTTGATACCCAGGATATTCAAGCCGGCCACGGCCCAGATAATGGCCAGCACGATGATCATTGAGGTCGATGGGCCCAGGGGAAAAAAGGAGGTGGCGTTGGAGACCGCACTGACCGCCGAGATACAGGCCGTCAGGATGTAATCCACCATAATC contains:
- a CDS encoding APC family permease, encoding MKPIILIILNAGLIVLFFFLLRRRNLLSYPHGGRIWLTYLAVGVITLMDEFTSIFYVPAEAYRFIGLSAIPFIVLTSLLIRFISTRLTEVAEILEHHKLIGGGVYSFSYLVLGPMVSFVAVASIMVDYILTACISAVSAVSNATSFFPLGPSTSMIIVLAIIWAVAGLNILGIKENARFTFMIFIGAAFIMLNLIASGLLNLDKGSFSQIQLATTQAIKHVNTGSILGNYGHFISSLAFCILAYSGVESVLQTAGFLRSWKEIHKAYWFLALTVGVVTPLVTILVLSTRIDFKAHEGDLITHYATLLNGFPFGLAVGALASITLTMAINTAFVASSELMERVAHRYGFQWLIAVNRKQSLYRIHIASATFFSIIIFLTSGSQTELANMYALGLLASFCINMGSLILYRYFKGKAEGMTYSTSRLGTLILWIILISCFIFLAIDKPRATLLWGTVTGAMLLGGFLIAKKRSPELKEIELAENEMEMILFLAESEEKEVHLFFRRSEETERTHHKDNEAYITFYSPRVGGLPPKNAPNHFRFPLSKISLYHRIVAILKVLEYEMSDRQVVVHFGWPLSSWLERFSIGVMVFNLMRLPRLFPDFEFDIHYFKRPTSLK
- the pstA gene encoding phosphate ABC transporter permease PstA, translating into MTEKAGFLSLALSSLLVVLVLFWIIGDIFINGASVINWTFLSQSPREGMTQGGIFPAIIGTLLVSLITILMAVPLGMFSAIYLNEYAYQGKLVRLIRLSIRNLSGVPSIVYGLFGVALFVRFLHFGAGILSAGMTLGLLTLPWTITASEEALKTVPKSFRDGALALGATKWQAIRTNVLPYAIPGMLTGAILGLARAAGETAPILFTGAAFFLPFLPRSLFDQFMALPYHLYILATQHQDIARVRPIAYGTALVLIALILCLNGIAIVIRYRYRKRARMNQ
- a CDS encoding phosphate ABC transporter ATP-binding protein, with the translated sequence MKPSDSIQATGRDIKIQVRDLNFYYGPQKALDDLNLDIPAYQVTAFIGPSGCGKSTFLRCLNRMNETILGTRIEGTILLEGEDIYAPEVDVVDVRRRVGMVFQKSNPFPKTIFENVAYGLRINGMKDKRKIAEIVERSLRDAAIWEEVKDRLYESALGLSGGQQQRLCIARALAIKPEVILMDEPASALDPIATQKIEDLIQKLKEEYTIVIVTHNMQQAARVSDITAFFYLGKLIEVGDTGIIFTKPRLSQTEDYITGRFG
- the pstC gene encoding phosphate ABC transporter permease subunit PstC → MPKSTSKEGVLSSSRGTGDWRRVQDRMIFRFFQFNGILSILILLGIFFLLLFDGFPAIKNLGFSSFLAMTWNPTSYVKETYGLGAMIISTLMVTFGAMILAVPVGLGCAAYLAEAAPSWVRETLKPVIEILAGIPSVVLGFLGIIVVGPAIARLFHLPNGLNAVNGSILLAIMSLPTIISISEDAISSVPRSYKEASLALGATRWQTLIKVVVPSALSGIIASIMLGMGRAIGETMTVLMATGNALNTPSHIFDAVRTMTAAIAIELGEVAFGSDHYHGLFVVGFILFVMTFLVNLIADLVLSKYQEVDR